The sequence ATCTATTTCTTCATTCTTATCCATTATCAATGAACCAAATTCATAAGTTCCTTGTCCTGTTAAACCATTTATATGGATTATTGCTGCCTTAGGGTTTACTGTTTGTACTCTTGAAGCAAAAACTTCTCTTTCTGCTTGTGAAACTATATCTCCTTTTGTGATAACAACAATATCTGCAAGTTTAAGCATAGGTCCTATTTTTTTGGGAGTGTTTATCCCACTTAAATTATCTATTACACACACAGCTTTAATATCTTTTAAATAAGGTGAACATCTATTACATAGTCCTGCACTTTCTGTTATCAATAAGTCTAAGTTATTAGTTTTCCCCCATTGTACAACTTCTTCTATATTACTTGCAAAAAAGTGATCCGGACAAACTGAACCTGATAATCCTTTTTTTACAAGTATTCCTGCTTTTTCATATAGAATGTCATCATCTGTGTAAAGACAGTCAAATTTGACTATTCCAACCTTAATATTTTGTGCTTTTAAACTTTCTACTGTTTTAATAATAAGTGAAGTCTTTCCAGATGAAGGTGGTCCTGATACTGTTATAAGTTTCATTATTCTCCTGCTCCTTCTTTAAATGTTTCTTCACATTTTTTAATTAATTCTCCCATACCATTTGAATAGATAAAGTCCCAACCAACCCAAAGCATTGGTCTACCATTTACTGGATTTTTTACTTCTGGATGTACACTTGGGAATAAACCTTGATTAGCCAGTGTATCTCCAACTGCTTTTCCACTCATAAATTTAATAATTTTATCTAATTCTTTTGCTTTTGATGCCTTAGTTAACATAAATATTGGAGATATAATTGCTCCTTCTTTTGGCCATATAACTTCTTTTGGTCCTTTTTCTGGTATCATTTTAGAGAAGAAATATGGCATTATTGTTACAACTGGTTCTTTTGCTTCAACCATTTGAGCAGGATGTAAATTTGAAAGTAAAGACCTTCCTAAATTTTTAACTCCTTCAAAACCATATAATTTATAAATATGTATAAGTATTGAATTGAATAAGTCAAAGTCTGCTATTGGTAAAGAAACAGATTTTGCAAATTCAGGTTTTAATAAATCTGCCCAAGCTCTTGGAACTTCTCTACCATCTAATGCTGCCTTATTAACTATAAAGATAGCAGGAACAACACCTATCATTGAATAATCTCCATGAGGATCTTTTAAGTGAATATTTTCATTATCAAAATCTGTATTGTATTTTTCAATACCTGTCATATCTTTGAATATTCCTTGTTCTTTAAATTTCCCCATTAAATCTTTATCAAAGAACAAGTCAAAACCAGCTGAGATAAACATATCTGCTAGTTTATCTATATCATTTTTATCTATTACTTCATCTTTTATCCAACCAAGCCCTGAGTAAGCAGCTTTTAATTCATATTTAACCTTTATATCTTTATTGTCTGCTAGATATTTTTCAAAACCTTCTAATAAAGGTATTCTAACAGGACAAGGTAAAAGTCCCATAAGTGAAGCTTCTTTCACTCCTTCATCTTCTCTTTCAACAGATGCTATTGCCTGTTGTAACATTGGAATAAAAGCATCTACATCTTCTTTTTTTATCATCATTGCTTTTTCCAATGTTATATTTTGTTCTTCTAGTTTTTGTAAAACTGCTGGATTATCTAAACCTTTAAACCCAATATTTGTGAAAACAGGTATTGTTTCTGGATATTTCTCCACTATTGATTTTATTGACATTGATTTGCTTATATACATTTTAACTTCTCCTTTTAAATCTCAATCTACATTTCATTTCTTTATTATTTTAGTAAATTATATAATTCTTGTAAAGTTTTTTCTGTAACAAATGTTACAATTTTTATAAAATTAGAGTAAAATATATTTAATAAGTAAAGTGTGAGGTGAAAAAATGTATAAACATGTGTTTGGACCTGTTCCCTCAAGGAGGTTAGGCATATCTTTGGGAGTTGATTTAGTAGTCAGCAAAAGTTGTAATCTTAATTGTATTTTCTGTGAATGTGGTGCTACTAAAAAAATTCAATTAGAAAGACAAAGATTTAAAGATATGGATGAAATATTAAATGAAATTCAATCTGTTTTAAAGAATATAAAACCTGACTATATCACATTTTCTGGAAGTGGAGAACCTACTTTAAGTTTAGACTTAGGAAATATATCAAAAGCCATAAAAGAAGATTTAAAATATAAGGGTAAAATCTGCCTTATAACTAATAGTTTACTTTTAGCTAATAACCAAGTAATAAAAGAATTAGAATATATTGACTTAATTGTCCCAACACTTAATACTTTAAAACAAGATATATTTGAAAAAATTGTTAGACCTGATTATAGAACAAGTGTAGATGAGATAAAAAAAGGTTTTGTTAATCTAAATAATTCTAACTATAAAGGAAAAATTTGGATAGAAATTTTTATTTTAGAAAATATTAATGATAGTGAAGAAAATTTCATTGAAATAGCTAATTTCTTAAACTTAGAAAATATAAGGTATGACAAAATACAATTAAATACTATTGATAGGGTTGGAGCAGAAAGGGACTTAAAAGCTATAAGTTTTGATAAAATTTTCAAGGCTAAAAAAATTTTAGAAGAAAATGAATTACATAATATTGAAATAATCAAAAGTTTAAATGAACTAGACGATAACAAAAAAATCTTGATAAATCAAGAGCTTTTAGATAACATGAAACAAAAAAGATTATATCAAGAAGAAGAAATCAACAAAATTTTTAAAAAAAGTTAAAATATTTTAAAATTTTTGTTGACAAAATCTTACAAATAGTGTAATATATCGAATGTCCTTGAATGACATTAGCCGCTTTAGCTCATCTGGTAGAGCAACTGACTTGTAATCAGTAGGTGATTGGTTCGACTCCGATAAGCGGCACCAGTGCCCCGTTCGTTCAGTGGTTAGGACATCAGATTTTCACTCTGGAAACAGGGGTTCAATTCCCCTACGGGGTACCACTACAATTTATAAGATGGTTGGGTTCCCGAGCGGTCAAAGGGATCAGACTGTAAATCTGACGGCTCAGCCTTCGAAGGTTCGAATCCTTCCCCAACCACCATCTTTAAAACAATCGGGGCTGTTGCAAATTGATGATTTTTATCATTGATTTGTGATAGCCTTTTTTGGTTGTATAATAAATGGTGTTGATAGAAGAAATTTCTATCAACACCATTTATTATACAACCTTTTTATTTTACACTAATTCTTTAAGTATAATATTATTTTTTTTCTTAGCTAATTCAATTAAATCTTGGCTAAAACCAGATTTTGAAAATAATATATAGTATTCTTCTCTTTTATCATTATTCCATATAACTTTTTTAGATTTTTCCTTTAATTCATTTAAAATATTTAAACCTACTTGTTTTTTAGAATATTTACATTCTCCAAAAACAATTTTATTATCTTCTCCTAGAGCCACAATATCAATTTCTGTATCTTTATCCCACCATCTACCCACTTTAACTAAAGGAAACTTCATATTTTTCCATATACTTTCTCTATCTAAATCTTCATAAATCTTTGACACATATAAATCAAATTCATTTTCAATTTTATTTTTAACATAAGCTAAATTTTCAATTTCAAGATAGCTTTGATATGGATAAACATAAGAAAACCAGAACTTTAAATAATTATCTTTTATTTTATATAAAACTTTTTTTGTGTTTTCTATATTCTCAGTGATAGGACTTTCTTTTTCAAGTATGTCTAAATCTATAAGTTTTGAAATATATGGAGATAGCCCTCCTGCATTTATTTGCAAATATGAAGATATAGCTGACATCTTAGTATGCCCTATTGATATTGCATTTAAAATAGAAAAATATCTAGATAGATCATTTACTTCCTCTTGTAATAAAAATTTTGGCTCAGAGTACAAATAATTATTCTTATCAAAAATATTATTTTCAATATTATATAAAGCTGATTTATCTCTATCTAAACTTAAAATATATTTAGGTACTCCCCCTGTTATAGAATACAATTCTATTAATTCTTGAATAGATTTATCTTTAAAAAAGTCATTATAATACTTAAATTTTATAGCTTGAAGTTTTATTTGAGCAGTTCTTCTTCCATATAGTGGACTTTCATAAGCCAAGGTTTCTGAATACATCATTGAGATTAAAGAACCACATAGAATAATCATAATATTTTTATTTTTTAATTTCTCATCATATATTCTTTGAAAAATAGAAGAAAAATTTTTATTAATCATACATAGATATTGAAATTCATCTATTACTAGAATAAATTTTTCATTGGAAATCTTTGTCAATAAATAATCAAAAACTGTATCCCAATCTTTTATTTCTATTTTCTTTAAAAATTCATCTTTAAAATATTCTGATACTTGACTTTTAAATCTTTCAATTTGTAGATTTTCATTTTGTTTATCAGCAAAAAAGTAAAATGCTTTCTTATCTTTTATAAATTCTTTTATCAAAGTTGTTTTTCCAACTCTTCTTCTTCCATATAGAACAACAAAACTATTATCTTTTTTATATTCTTTATTAAGAGTTTCTAGTTCTTTTTCTCTATCAATAAAATTCATAGTATCACCTCTTAATAAATTATATAATATAAATTATTATAATTCAAATTATATTTTATATAAAGTGTTGAATTATTTAAGATAGTAATTAAAATATTAATAAAATGAATATAAAATAACATAACAGTTAGAATTATTTCAAATATAAAATATTTCTTTAAAATTTCTATATAAAATAACACTAGTTTTTTAATATTTAAAATTTTATTTTAAAATATATTGACAAGTATTTAGATATATTATATAAATAAAATACAGATTAATATACTAATTTTAGAAGGAGGTTTTTTATGAAAAAATTTAAAAGCATTTTTTTAGTTTTAGTTATTATGTTGTTATCATTAGGATTTACATCTACTACTTATGCAAGAGAAAGAAATGGAAGTAGTGGAAGAGACAGAGATCGTGATTATGGTTCTCGTGGTTACAGAAGTAGAAGAGATAATAGTGGTGGTTGGGGAGGACCTAAGTTAAACTATGATGGAAAAACTTCTGGATTAGGAAGAGAACTAGGAGGTATTGTTGGAGGTGCTGCTGGTGGGACTATTGGTGGAAAATTTGGTGGTTCTAAAGGTGGATTAGCAGGTGGCTATATTGGTGGAAAAATAGGCAGTAGAGCTGGTGATTCTTGGGAAAGAAGAACAAATAGAAGTGCTCATGATAAATGGAATAATAAAGGAAGCAAAGGAAATGGAAGCTGGAGATTTAGTGATGAAATAGATTAGTATAAGGAGGTTTATAATGACTAAATCTAAATTAAAATTTATCAAAGGTTTTATATTCTTTGTTATTGCTATGATTGGCATAGATTTCATTGTTTCAAAATTTTTTAAAACTAAATTTTCTATTTATCAAAATATATTAACTGGTATTGCAGCTTATATTGGTTATTATTTTGCTACTAAGAAAAAATAATGGTTGTATAATAAATGGTGTTGATAGAAGAAATTTTTATCAATACCATTTTTTAATATAAAAAACTCCTAAGTATTACTACCTAAGAGTTATTTTCTTACTAATTGTATTCTTCATTTAACCATAATTTAACTGCTTCTTCTAAACCATTTTTAAGTGTAGATCTCAAAATTTTTAATGGCTTTTTTATCTCTTTTGCTTTACATCCTTTATTAAACCTTTCAAAATATACTCCAAAATTACTTGTAGCAGTACCAAAAGGATAAATAATTTTATCACTTAAATCATATTTATTTATAAAAGAATTAATAGGGGGTGCATAGGTGAACCACCAAGTTGGTCCACCAATAAAAATTTTATCATAAGTAGATAAATCAATTTCATTCTTTATTGGAGGTTCATATCCAATTTTACAATGTCCTAATCCTATTGTGTAAGCTGTTAGTTTAGTATAAGGTTTCTCTAATTCTATTTCATATACATCTGCATTAGTTAGTTTTTCTAATACATCAACAACTTTTTTTGTTTTTCCATCCAAGGAATAATAAATAATCAGTGACTTGGCCATAACGAACCTCCTTTTGATTTTATTCAATCAATTATATCTTTAAAGAATTTTTTTACTTTTTTCATAAAACTAGATTTTTGTTCATAATTTTTTTCATTTAAACTTTCTTCAAATTTTTGTAATAATTCTTTTTGTTTATCAGTTAATTTCTTTGGAGTTTCTATTGTGATTTTTACAATTATATCCCCTTGTCCATAACCTCTAAGGGATTTTATTCCTTCACCTTTAACTTTAAGCAATTTTCCACTTTCTGTTCCTTCTGGAACTTTAATCATTTTTTTACCATTTAAAGTTGGAATTTCAACTTCTCCACCTAATACAGCAGTTGAATATGAAATAGGTACTTCACAATATAAGTTTTCTCCATCTCTTACAAAAATATCATGAGATTTAATTCTAATAACTACATACAAATCTCCATTAGGTCCTCCATTTTGACTAGCTTCTCCTAAACCTGCATATTTTAATTTTTGTCCATCATCTATACCAGCTGGCACATTAACTTTCTTTTCAACAGTTTCTTTTGCAGTTCCTGTTCCATGACAGTGTTTACATTTCTTTTCAGGTACTTTTCCTGTTCCATGACAGTCAGGACAAACTGATTGAGATTGCATTACACCTAATATAGTTCTTTGTTGAGTTCTGATTGTTCCTTGCCCATTACAAGTAGGACAAGTTTTCATTTTATCATCTTCTCCACCTGTTCCATGACAATTTTCACATTTTCCAGTTCTCTTGTATTTAATAGTTTTTTCTACACCTTTTGCAGCTTCTTCCAAAGTTATTTCAAGATTATATCTTAAATCATTTCCAGGCTCAACATAACTTCTTCTTGAAGAGCCACCAAAACCACTAAAACCTTCAAAACCTCCAAAGCCTCCACCACCGAAGATATCTCCAAAAATATCTCCAAAGTCAAAACCTCCTGCATTGAAGCCACCACCAAAACCTGCTCCACCTTGTTCAAAAGCAGCATGTCCAAATTGATCATATTGTTGTTTCTTTTGGCTATCAGAAAGAATTTGATAAGCCTCATTTATTTCCTTAAACTTTTCTTCTGCATCTTTCTTTTCTGCATCACTTGCATTTGCAAACTTATCAGGGTGATACTTCATAGCTGCTTTTCTATATGCCTTCTTTATATCATTTTCACTTGCACTTTTATCTATTCCAAGGACTTCATAATAGTCTCTTTTTGCCATAATTTCCCTCCACCTCTTATTTTAATATTCAATTAGTTATTATATTTTTACTTAAACTTTTTTTCAAGCTCTAATAGATATTTTTTTATTTCAATACCTTTATTGCCACCTTCACCACCACTATATCCACCTATTTCTCCACCTTTATAAACTATTCTGTGACAAGGAATAATTATAGGAATACAGTTTTTGCCATTAGCTGAACCAACAGCTCTAACTGCCTTATCTTTTCCTATCATCTTAGCTTCATCACTATATGAAATAGTTTCCCCATAAGCTACTTTTACTAAAGCATCCCAACACTGTTTTTGAAACTCAGTTCCTCTAATATCTAATTCAATATTAAATTCTTTTCTTTTTCCTTTAAAATATTCTTCTAATTGTTGACTACATTTTTTTGTTAAAGGAGATTCATTAAAAATATTATATAGATTTCTTCTTGTTTCAATATCTATATTACCTAAAAAACTAATTTCGCTTATACCATCTTTTTCTTCAATTATTTCTAAATAACCTATTTCTTTATTGTATAAAAATGAAATTCCTTTAATATTTTTCATATTCTACTCCTCTATATAACTAAAACTATAATGGGGACTGTTAAAATCCCTAACTTATATTAATAAAAATAAGTGAGTTACATTCCAGATTTTAGGATAAAAATTAAATAGAATGAGCCGAGCAAAATCAGAGGTGTTTGAGCAAAGCGAGTTTCTCTGTTTTGCAGCGAATTCTTAATTTTTATCCGTTTAAAAATCTAGCTAGTAACGAACTTTTTTATTTAATATTTAGCATATCAACAGTCCCTTTATATTTTATTATTAGTCCACAACTTCTGCTTCTGCTACATCTTCATCTTTTTTATCAGAACCAGCATTAGCTCCTGCTTGTTGTTGAGCTTGAGCCTGTGCTTGAACTTCTTTATATAATTCTTCTGCAAATTTATGAGATGCTTGAGATAATTTTTCCATAGCTGAGTCTATTGCTGATTTATCATCACCATCTTTAACTTTCTTTAATTCTTCAATAGCAGCTTCTATATTTTTCTTATCTTCTTCACTTACTTTATCAGGATTTTCTTTTAAAGTTTTTTCAGTAGCAGAAATTAATTGGTCTGCTTTATTTCTAGCTTCTACTAATTCTTGGAATTTTTTATCTTCTTCAGCATGAGCTTCAGCTTCCTTAGTCATTCTTTCAATTTCTTCTTTTGAAAGGTTACTTGAACCAGAAATAGTTACTTTATTTTCTTTTCCTGTTCCTAAATCTTTTGCAGATACATGAACTATACCATTAGCATCTATATCAAATGTAACTTCTATTTGAGGTACACCTCTTGGAGCAGCAGGGATACCTTCAAGATTAAATTCTCCTAATTTATGGTTATCAGTAGCTCTTGATCTTTCTCCTTGTAATACATTTATAGTAACTGCTGGTTGGTTATCAACAGCTGTTGAGTACACTTGAGATTTCTTAACTGGGATAGTAGTATTTTTTTCTATCATCTTAGTAAATACTCCACCAAGAGTTTCAATTCCTAATGATAATGGAGTTACATCAAGAAGTAATACATCTTTAACATCTCCCATTAATACTCCACCTTGTATTGCAGCACCTGCCGCAACAACTTCATCAGGGTTTATTCCCTTATTAGGTTTCTTTCCAAAGAAGTTTTCAACCCATTCTTGAACTGCTGGTATTCTTGTAGAACCTCCAACAAGTAAGATTTCATCTATTTGATTAGCTTCAAGACTCGCATCTTTTAAAGCTGTTTTTGTAGGTCCTTGTGTTGCTTCAACAAGATGTTTTGTTAAATCATTAAATTTTGCTCTTGTCAATTTCATTTCTAAATGTTTAGGCCCTGTTGCATCCATAGTTATGAATGGTAACGAAATTGAAGTTTCCATCAATGTTGATAATTCTTTTTTAGCTTTTTCAGCAGCATCTTTTAGTCTTTGATAAGCCATTTTATCATTTGATAAATCAATTCCAGTTTCTTTCTTAAATTCTGCAACTAACCAGTTTATGATTTCATTATCAAAGTCATCTCCACCTAAGTGGTTGTTTCCAGCTGTTGATATAACTTCTATAACACCATCTGATATTTCAAGAACAGATACGTCAAATGTTCCCCCACCAAGGTCAAATACTAATACTTTTTCTTCTTTTTTCTTTTCAAGTCCATAAGCAAGAGCAGCAGCAGTTGGTTCATTTATAATTCTCTTTACATCTAAACCTGCTATTGTTCCAGCATCTTTTGTAGCTTGTCTTTGAGAGTCAGTAAAGTAAGCTGGTACTGTGATAACTGCTTCTTTAACTTCTTCTCCTAAGTAAGCTTCAGCATCTTTTTTCAATTTTTGTAATGTTTTAGCAGAAATTTCTTGTGGAGTATATTTCTTTCCAAAAATTTCTACTTTGTAATCAGAACCCATATGAGTTTTGATTGAACTTACTGTTGAAGTAGGATTTGTAACAGCTTGTCTTTTTGCTATTTCTCCTACAACTACTTCACCATTATCTTTAATATTTACAACTGATGGAGTTGTTCTTGCTCCTTCAGAATTTGGTATTATTGTTGCACTTCCACCTTCCATTACTGCCACACAAGAGTTTGTTGTTCCTAAATCGATTCCTATTATTTTACTCATTTTATCCTCCTATAATCTATCTATCTATATTTATTTTTTACACACTATAACCATTGCTGGTCTGATAACTTTACCTTTCATCATATAACCTTTTTGTAATACTTTTACAATTTCATCTTCTTTTTTATCTTCACTTGTTTCAACACCAACTGCATGATGATATTCTGGATTAAAAGCTCCTTCTGTCGGTATCTCTTCAACATCTTCACTAGACATAATATCTTTTAAATTTCTTACTATCATTTCAACACCTTGTAATAGTGAATCAAAATCCTTACTTTCACTAGAAGACTCAATAGCTCTTTCAAAATTATCTAAACTTCCTAAAAATTGAGTAATAATTTTTTCAGAAGCAAATTTTTTAAGTTCATCAACTTCTTTTTCTTTTCTCTTAGTAAAATTCTGAAAATCTGCTTGTTTTCTTAGAAAACTATTTTTCCATTCTTCTATTTCAGCTTTAAGTTTTTCTATTTCTTCTTTATGATTATGTTTACCACAACAAGCATGTTCATCATTTTTATGTTCATGAGCTTCTTCTTTTCCTTCTTCACATTCACATTTTTTTTTCTCATTAACTTCTTTGTTTATTTCCTCCTTTAGAACTTCCTCTTTAATCTCTTTATCTTTCATTGAAAGCCTCCTAAACCTTTTTATTTTTATCTTTCTCCATTGAATTAATCAATTTATTTACTTCTCTACTTACATGATTTATAAGTCCCATTGTTTTAGAATATGCCATTCTCTTAGGTCCCATAACTCCAATTATTCCTTGTGCCCCACCTATATCATATATTGAATAGACAAAGCTAAAATCTTCTAATTCTTTTATACCTAACTCATCTCCAAGTATTACATTTACATTTGATTTTGAATTTTCTTGTGCTTTTTGTTCTATAAGTTTTTCAAATAATTCTCTTATATCTTTTCTTTCATTAAAAAATTCAATTACATCTGTAACCTCTGCAATATTTTCATTTTTTAACATACTTGGAAGATTATTTATGAAGTATTTACTAAGTTCATCTTCATCATCATACTCATAAACTATATCTGTACTTTCTGTAAAAAACTTTTCTATATCATTTATAGCAATTTCATTATTTCTAATCTTAGCATTCAATTCATCAACCTTTTTTTCAACTTCTTCTTTTGAAATTGGATAAGCTAAGTGAATATTTTTTGTCTTAACCCTTCTATCATCCATAACAATAATTGCCATAACTAAGTATTCATCTATATAAACAAGCTCCACTCTGCTAACTTTTTTATTGTCAGGCTTTGGCTCAACAGCTATACCTGCATAATTAGTTAACTTTGAAAGTAGAGTAGAAGTTTTTTTCAAAATATTTTCTAACTCATCAACTCTACGATTATACACATTGCTAATATTTTCTATCTCTTCCTGTGTTATCTTTTCTACTTTCAGAAGCTCTGTTAGGTAATATTTGTATCCCATATCTGTTGGAATACGGCCTGATGAAGTATGAGTTTTTTCAATAAAGCCCATATCCTCTAAATCAGCCATAACATTACGTATTGTAGCAGATGAGAGTTCTATTCCATATTTTTTTACCAATGTTCTGGAACCTATTGTGTCCCCAACTGTAAGATAATAATCTACAATAGCATTGAGAACAAGTTTTTCTCTTTCAGAAATTCCCATAATCTCACCTCTTACTTTTTTATTAGCACTCACTTATATAGAGTGCTAAATTTTCATATTGACAATATACTATATAAAATTATTTTTGTCAACTATTTTTTCAAAATTTCTTAAAAAAATTTTTCTATATATTTCAAGAAATATAATATATAATAAAGTAAAAAATAAAGTGAGGTAAAAATATGAAACAAAAAGAAAGAATAGAAAAAATGGAAAAAATTCTTTATAGCTCTTCAAAATTATTAGAAGAATTAGAAGAAATTTTAAATAAAATAGAGAAAGATTCCAAAAATTATGATGAACTTATAAAATATTATTATAGTAAGAATTGGGCAAAAGATAAAGAAGATTTTGAAAAAGATTTATTTCCAGATGTAGAAAGTGCTCATGTTTTAACAGAAGATGGAATCTATGATATGATGACTTCTAGTAGTGGATCTGCTATTCGTATGTTAGAAATTGCAACTAAAATGTTAAAAAGATAGAAAAAATATTTATTTTTTGTTGAATTAATATATATAAAATGGTATATTTATATGTAATTACATAGATATTGAATGTTCTTTTAAGGAGTGATGATTATGCTAGAATTAAAATTTATGCGTGAAAATGTTGAAATGCTTAAAGAAATGCTAAAAAACAGAAATAGCAATGTTGATATGGATGCTTTTGTTGAATTAGATTCAAAGAGAAGAGAAGTTTTATCCGAAGTAGAAAATTTAAAAAGAGAAAGAAATAATGCTTCTGCAGAAATTGCAAATTTAAAGAAAGAAAAGAAAAATGCTGACCATATAATAGAAAAAATGGGAGAAGTTTCTACAAAAATAAAAGATTTAGATGCTGAACTTGTTGAAATAGATGAAAAAATTAAAGATATTCAATTAAATATACCTAATGTATATCATCCATCAACTCCTATTGGTCCTGATGAAGATTATAACCTTGAAATCAGAAAATGGGGAATACCTAAGAAATTTGATTTTGAACCAAAATCACACTGGGATATTGGAGAAGATTTAGGAATATTAGATTTTGAAAGAGGAGCAAA is a genomic window of Fusobacterium nucleatum containing:
- a CDS encoding GTP-binding protein; amino-acid sequence: MKLITVSGPPSSGKTSLIIKTVESLKAQNIKVGIVKFDCLYTDDDILYEKAGILVKKGLSGSVCPDHFFASNIEEVVQWGKTNNLDLLITESAGLCNRCSPYLKDIKAVCVIDNLSGINTPKKIGPMLKLADIVVITKGDIVSQAEREVFASRVQTVNPKAAIIHINGLTGQGTYEFGSLIMDKNEEIDTVIERKLRFPLPSAVCSYCLGETRIGNNYQLGNIRKINFEEQ
- a CDS encoding ABC transporter substrate-binding protein, giving the protein MYISKSMSIKSIVEKYPETIPVFTNIGFKGLDNPAVLQKLEEQNITLEKAMMIKKEDVDAFIPMLQQAIASVEREDEGVKEASLMGLLPCPVRIPLLEGFEKYLADNKDIKVKYELKAAYSGLGWIKDEVIDKNDIDKLADMFISAGFDLFFDKDLMGKFKEQGIFKDMTGIEKYNTDFDNENIHLKDPHGDYSMIGVVPAIFIVNKAALDGREVPRAWADLLKPEFAKSVSLPIADFDLFNSILIHIYKLYGFEGVKNLGRSLLSNLHPAQMVEAKEPVVTIMPYFFSKMIPEKGPKEVIWPKEGAIISPIFMLTKASKAKELDKIIKFMSGKAVGDTLANQGLFPSVHPEVKNPVNGRPMLWVGWDFIYSNGMGELIKKCEETFKEGAGE
- a CDS encoding radical SAM protein, whose translation is MYKHVFGPVPSRRLGISLGVDLVVSKSCNLNCIFCECGATKKIQLERQRFKDMDEILNEIQSVLKNIKPDYITFSGSGEPTLSLDLGNISKAIKEDLKYKGKICLITNSLLLANNQVIKELEYIDLIVPTLNTLKQDIFEKIVRPDYRTSVDEIKKGFVNLNNSNYKGKIWIEIFILENINDSEENFIEIANFLNLENIRYDKIQLNTIDRVGAERDLKAISFDKIFKAKKILEENELHNIEIIKSLNELDDNKKILINQELLDNMKQKRLYQEEEINKIFKKS
- a CDS encoding AAA family ATPase; the protein is MNFIDREKELETLNKEYKKDNSFVVLYGRRRVGKTTLIKEFIKDKKAFYFFADKQNENLQIERFKSQVSEYFKDEFLKKIEIKDWDTVFDYLLTKISNEKFILVIDEFQYLCMINKNFSSIFQRIYDEKLKNKNIMIILCGSLISMMYSETLAYESPLYGRRTAQIKLQAIKFKYYNDFFKDKSIQELIELYSITGGVPKYILSLDRDKSALYNIENNIFDKNNYLYSEPKFLLQEEVNDLSRYFSILNAISIGHTKMSAISSYLQINAGGLSPYISKLIDLDILEKESPITENIENTKKVLYKIKDNYLKFWFSYVYPYQSYLEIENLAYVKNKIENEFDLYVSKIYEDLDRESIWKNMKFPLVKVGRWWDKDTEIDIVALGEDNKIVFGECKYSKKQVGLNILNELKEKSKKVIWNNDKREEYYILFSKSGFSQDLIELAKKKNNIILKELV
- a CDS encoding glycine zipper 2TM domain-containing protein; this translates as MKKFKSIFLVLVIMLLSLGFTSTTYARERNGSSGRDRDRDYGSRGYRSRRDNSGGWGGPKLNYDGKTSGLGRELGGIVGGAAGGTIGGKFGGSKGGLAGGYIGGKIGSRAGDSWERRTNRSAHDKWNNKGSKGNGSWRFSDEID
- a CDS encoding flavodoxin encodes the protein MAKSLIIYYSLDGKTKKVVDVLEKLTNADVYEIELEKPYTKLTAYTIGLGHCKIGYEPPIKNEIDLSTYDKIFIGGPTWWFTYAPPINSFINKYDLSDKIIYPFGTATSNFGVYFERFNKGCKAKEIKKPLKILRSTLKNGLEEAVKLWLNEEYN
- the dnaJ gene encoding molecular chaperone DnaJ — encoded protein: MAKRDYYEVLGIDKSASENDIKKAYRKAAMKYHPDKFANASDAEKKDAEEKFKEINEAYQILSDSQKKQQYDQFGHAAFEQGGAGFGGGFNAGGFDFGDIFGDIFGGGGFGGFEGFSGFGGSSRRSYVEPGNDLRYNLEITLEEAAKGVEKTIKYKRTGKCENCHGTGGEDDKMKTCPTCNGQGTIRTQQRTILGVMQSQSVCPDCHGTGKVPEKKCKHCHGTGTAKETVEKKVNVPAGIDDGQKLKYAGLGEASQNGGPNGDLYVVIRIKSHDIFVRDGENLYCEVPISYSTAVLGGEVEIPTLNGKKMIKVPEGTESGKLLKVKGEGIKSLRGYGQGDIIVKITIETPKKLTDKQKELLQKFEESLNEKNYEQKSSFMKKVKKFFKDIID
- a CDS encoding methylated-DNA--[protein]-cysteine S-methyltransferase — its product is MKNIKGISFLYNKEIGYLEIIEEKDGISEISFLGNIDIETRRNLYNIFNESPLTKKCSQQLEEYFKGKRKEFNIELDIRGTEFQKQCWDALVKVAYGETISYSDEAKMIGKDKAVRAVGSANGKNCIPIIIPCHRIVYKGGEIGGYSGGEGGNKGIEIKKYLLELEKKFK
- the dnaK gene encoding molecular chaperone DnaK codes for the protein MSKIIGIDLGTTNSCVAVMEGGSATIIPNSEGARTTPSVVNIKDNGEVVVGEIAKRQAVTNPTSTVSSIKTHMGSDYKVEIFGKKYTPQEISAKTLQKLKKDAEAYLGEEVKEAVITVPAYFTDSQRQATKDAGTIAGLDVKRIINEPTAAALAYGLEKKKEEKVLVFDLGGGTFDVSVLEISDGVIEVISTAGNNHLGGDDFDNEIINWLVAEFKKETGIDLSNDKMAYQRLKDAAEKAKKELSTLMETSISLPFITMDATGPKHLEMKLTRAKFNDLTKHLVEATQGPTKTALKDASLEANQIDEILLVGGSTRIPAVQEWVENFFGKKPNKGINPDEVVAAGAAIQGGVLMGDVKDVLLLDVTPLSLGIETLGGVFTKMIEKNTTIPVKKSQVYSTAVDNQPAVTINVLQGERSRATDNHKLGEFNLEGIPAAPRGVPQIEVTFDIDANGIVHVSAKDLGTGKENKVTISGSSNLSKEEIERMTKEAEAHAEEDKKFQELVEARNKADQLISATEKTLKENPDKVSEEDKKNIEAAIEELKKVKDGDDKSAIDSAMEKLSQASHKFAEELYKEVQAQAQAQQQAGANAGSDKKDEDVAEAEVVD